The Paenibacillus spongiae nucleotide sequence ATAAGACCGACAAAGGAAGTTGAACCGCTGCTTCTAACACAGCTTGCTGCTCAGGCAGAAACGTTCTTCCGATTGCAGCTGTTCCCGGATTTCTCCAAATCAGAATGATAGGTTGAAATCCGGGAACAAAGGAGACCGCTACCGGTTAACTAGAATCCTTCCTTAGGTTTTTCCCCGATTAACCCCAACAAAAACATTTGGGAGAAGGCATACCCGTTGGATGTTTTGGATACAATCGCTGGAACCGTCAGGTCCAGATCCAGGTAGGTGGACAGGATCAGATGCGTAAATTCCTTCTGGTTCGTCAGCGCAAATTCCTGAAGCTGCTTCACTAACTCCTTGTTGACCTTCTCTCTTCCTCCAAACTCCTGCTGCAGTTCGTATCCAGCCCGATACAGATCGACTGCCGTATTTTCATTCGCCCGTTCATGCTCAGCCACATACTGAATAATCCAATCTCTCACCAGGGACGAGGCATCTTTATTGTTTTCCTTTGCCGCATGCTGGAAGCTCTCCTTCAGATCCTTGGAAATGCGAATTTGCAAATTTGTATCCACTCCGATAACCTCCTGAACTCGTTGTATAAATGAATAATAACTCCACGTAATTACATTGTCAATACATCGCAATTACAACTGGACGGGATGCCAAATCTATTTACTCGTTCAATACCCAATCCAGTAGGAGTCATGCGTCATATGTTATTGTGAAGGATTCTAGCCGAGGTGCTTCATGATGCGGGAAAAGCAATAACAGGGGCCATTATTGCGTCGGCCTCCAGCTTTGCTTTCGGTTTAAGCCGATTAAGGAGGTTTCTTCATGATTTCGATCCTATGCTGTACGATGCGGCAGCGCCTTATGAATAATGTTTTTAACAATTATGACCATCAACAATGGAAGGAGAAAGAATTGATTCTTATCTTAAACAAAGATGATATGAATTTAAGTGAATGGGTAGAAAGAGCGAAGCGTTCGCAACATGTTTCCGTCTATCAATTGCCGGAAAAGTTAACGCTGGGTGAATGCTTGAATTATGGAATCAAAAAAGCAAAGTACGATTATATCGCAAAATTTGACGATGACGATTACTATGCACCCGGTTATCTCATCAATTCGATGAAATTTATGAAAAGAAAAGAGGCTGATTTGATAGGAAAAAAGTCGATTTACATGTACTTTGAAAATAAGGAACTCCTTGCCGTATATTCTCCCGGCTATGAAAGAGAGCGCGTAAGAAGGGGGCTTAAGGGTGCCACTTTGATTTTTAAAAAAAAGATTTTTAACAAAATAAAATTCCCTAAAATAAATCGCGGCGAAGATACTTTATTTGTCAAAAAATGCAGAAAGGAGAACTTTAGAATTTACTCCACAGACAAGAACGATTATGTATGCATTCGTAAATCCAGCCCTCGGCATCATACCTGGAATGTTACCAATAAGCGCCTTTTGAAGCATTCGGTTACCGTTTGTAAAACAAAAGATTACAAACCTATTATCCTCAATAATAGATAGTTGGGGGGCGGCATCCATGCGAATCGGAGTAAACCTCTTGAATCTTTCACAGGATAAGTTCGGAGGCGTTGAACAATACTTGAAAAATCTAATCGCTCATTTAGCTAAAAGAAGAGATAAATTAAAGATTTTCCTTTTTCTGACTAATGGACACAAAGACGTATTTCCTGATGATCATGAAAAAATAAAGAAAGTTATTCTCAAGAAAGGGTTAGACAATCCATCTGCCGTGTATAAAGCCATACGCCAGCACCGGGTGGATCTATGGTTCTGCCCTCTGCATAGATCGTATCTCCCCCATGTTCCGGTTCCTACCGTCGTTACCATTCATGATGTTCTCCATACCTCATTCCCGGAATACGTTCACGGTGGACTTGAAGCCAATAATCGGTACTATAAAAAATTTTCTCCCTGCATTCAGGCTGTACTTACGGTATCCAAGTTTTCAAAAAAAGGGATTGCCGAACATCTTCACATTCCTGCAAAGAAAATTCATGCGATCTATCCTGACGCATCAGATCTTTTCCATAAACGAAGGCACGATGAGCGCAGCGCAACTATTAAAGCCAAATACAACTTGCCCGACGATTACGCATTCTATCCCGCAAGCTATAACCCCCACAAGAACCATCTCAATCTTCTCAAAGCGCTCTTGATTCTTAGGGACAGACACCAAATTAAAATTCCTCTTGTTCTTACGGGTTATATCAACCCCAAAAATAAGACTTACCGGACCCTTGTACGATTTCTGAATGATCATGATTTAAAAAAACAGGTGAAGATCCTAGGCTATATTCCACCCAAAGATATGCCTTTTCTTTATTTTAATGCCGGCTTTCTTGTCTTTCCTTCTCTTTTTGAAGGATTTGGCTTCCCTTTAGTCGAGGCGATGAATACCCAAACCCCCATTATTTGCTCTAAAGCAGGAAGCATTCCTGAAATCGTTGGCGATGCCGCTTTGTTCTTCGATCCTCAAAAACCTGAAGATATTGCCTTAAAAATGCAGCAAGCGCTTCATCCCGATACTCGAAAGCTGTTAATACGAAAAGGCAGGGCCCGGACAAAAATGTTCTCATGGGAAAGGAATGCCGTTCAAACCCTTAAGGTTTTTCAAAGGGTGGTGGGAACAAGATGAAAAAAATACTGGTCCTCAACCTTTTCCCCACCGTTTTTCCTCCGACAAGCGGGGGGACTTTAAGATATTATCATGTTTATCATGAGCTTTCGCGGTACTATGACACTACATTATTGTCCCAGACGCAGAGACAAAGGGGAGAAATGATTACGTATTCGCCTAATTTTAGGGAATACCGAGTGAATCGGGACCCTTTGCACAAGGAAATCAAACAAAAGCTGTTTAACGGCAAATCGATTTATGAACATGAATTGATCGTAAATATGATGCTTTCGCAACACCCGACATCTTATAAAAAACAATTTGATCTTCTATATATGACGAGCGATCTGATTATTCACGAATCCCCTTATTTGCTTGGATATGACCGTTATTTAGGTTTGGATAATAAGCCGAGAATTTATAATAGCCACAACCACGAATATGTATTGGCAAACCAAATTTGGAAAGACGGTACATCAAGAATATATCTTCAAACCGTTTATTACCTGGAGAAGAAATTAATCGAATGCGCCGATTTGGTGTTTGCGACATCCGAGATCGAAAGGGCCAGCTTCAGTGTCATGTATGATGCAGCTCCCAATAAAGTAAAACTGGCACCTAACGGTATCCATCCAAAAGACATCATAATAAACAAAAAAACATCCCATGCAAATCCTAGAGCCTTGTTTATTGGAGCGAACTATCCCCCCAATATCGAAGCTGTTGAATGTATCATTCATCATCTGGCGGACAAGTGTCCAACGATTCAATTTATGATTGCCGGGAGCTGCTGCAAACCCTTTAAAAACATAAAAAAATCCAATGTCCATTTGTTAGGAAAAGTAACTCACAAACAAAAGATAAAACTATTTACAGATGCCGACCTGGCTATTAATCCTATGTTTAAGGGTGCGGGCGTTAATTTAAAAACACTTGAATTTTTGTCATCGGGAATCCCCCTCTTCTCTACTTCATTCGGAATCAGAGGCTTGAATTTAATCGACAAGAAGCATTATGTGAATGCGGAAAAAAAAGATTTTGCGAAAAAGCTGAACAAATATAGCCAAGACCGAAAACGGTTGAAGGCGATCTCTTCAGCCGGACAAAAGTATATCAACGCACATTATACCTGGCCCAAAATTGCCAAGAGCATGAAGACAGAAATTGAACATATTCTAAAATAACTAATGGACCACTTTTTCTATGGCCTGTTTCAAGGCAGCGCCTGCTTTTTCCCAAGATAATTCAAGCATGTCCTTCCGGCCTTGCCGCCCTTTCCGTTTGCAAATAGCGGGGTTGTTATAGGCATATCTCATTTGTTTTTTTAAATCCTTCATATCCGCTTCAGCCCATAGCTGCCCCTTTTCATCAAATGATTCACGATAAAGGGGTGCCAGGGCGTTCTTGTTATTCATACTGATTCCTGGATGACGCAGTTTATATTTGACCAAGAAAGCATTTCTTTTATTCAAGAAATCCATCTGTCCTCCCCAACCGGTAGCGATGACGGGAATACCGCTTGATAATGCTTCGATATAGGGCAGCCCTACTCCCTCCCCTCTGGAAGGAAGTACAAACGCATTGCCCAGTGTATAAAGTCCTTTTAGTTTGGTTTCATCTATGATTTCATGAATGAGATATAAGGGTGCCGCTTTGCTTCCAATCCCTAGTTTCTTCTTCAATTCGTTTATTTTTTTTCTTTGTCTTCCGCTTCTGTCCCCATACGTTTTCATCACCAAGATGACATTGTCTTCACAAGAAAATTCTTCCCAATAAGCCTTTAATAAGGCTTCCGGATTTTTTCGGTGCTGAAAGTCAAATATGGACAGAAAAACAAACTTCCCTTTCGCCTCCTTTAATCGGAATTTCTTGTTGTCCGGCTTATACTTATTCGGTTCGGACCCATGCGGCACCAGAAACATGGGAATTCGAATGCCGCTGTTTTTCATGGCTTCTATATTCTGCGTGCAGGGCACACACACCGCATCAAAATCATTCATGATCGGGACCCATTGATTAGGAAGCTTCGTGGTTTCCCAGACCGTGTTGATGATCATAAAATCATGCTTTTTTCTATCTTTTTTAGGACGGATGGACCCCGCGGGAGAATGAATAATCAATACGCTGCGCTTATTGGCTGCATAAGGCTTATCAATGAGTTGGCGCAGCCTTCTTTTCATGTTCTTGTTCATCCCCTTGAAAGGATATCCCCAGGAGTAGCCTTCGATTTTGACGTCGAAGCCAAGGCGATCCAGCGCTAAAATATACTCTCTGCTAGCCGTCCCATATCCCGTAGCATCTAATACCGGACCCCTCCAGATGATTTGATAATCCTTCAAATCTGGCCCCCCTTGAAAATGGAATGATCCATCTTATTCTTGAGCTTCACCGTCTGTTCCCCATTCCTGCATCTAAGAGCTCGTTCTTGCTATTCATGCAGGCACTTGAAAGAGAGAAGCAAAGTACCGAGCTTCGATAGCTCGGTACTTGATGAAAATTGGGATGGCCGTTTGTTTGATTAGCCACAGCCATAAGGGGGTTTAGGCAAGCCTAGGCGGTCTAAGTTGCCGCATACCGTACTTTGCCAGTAGGCCAGCTGATCATCCAGATCTTTCGCAGAATGCTGTTGAATGATTTCGATATAGGCTGTAGCTGCTGCGACTTGCGGATCGAAGGACCAGGACCAGTAATCCGTCCGATCATAACGGCCGATCCATTGTCCGTCCACGCCGAATTTTTGTTGATCGGTTACGCCGATGACGGCTCCGTCCGCCGTCCGCAGCAGAAGGAAGACGCCTCCGGTAAATCCGGTTAATTTGACGTTGTTTTTCGTTCGGGTCACGACATCAAGCTGGCCGGCAAGTGCCCCCGAGCGCTGCAGCGTGGCCCGTGTATACATGTAACGTCCGCCATTGGAGCTTTGCCAGGCAGACTCTGCGGTTAAAGAAGGAATGGTTTGGACAGTAGATGAAGATGAAGTACTCCCGCCAATGCTTCCTCCTGTTCCTCCACCATAACCGCCGCCATCGACCGGATCTTCCGACATCCGCGCAGAGACCGACATAGCAGGAACAGCAGCGAGCAGGGTAAAAGCGGCAAGCATAAACGTTAACAATAGACCTTTCCATGTTTTCATCATAAAACCCTCCAAATAATGATTTCTTGTGGTTGCAACACTCCATCATTATGGAATAATATTTACCATCCAAAAAGTACCAATATTTCATAGTACCGCGGCATTGCTCCCCTCAGCCCCTCTTTACTATTGAAGTACGGGCAGAATTTAATAGAATTTCATCATGTCTATATATTTCCGCTTGCCCCTTACAAAAAACAAGCCGCCTGGCATCCTGCCTGGCGGCTCGCTTCATTTCTGCTATGCGGCTTCTAATCCTCTACACTCATACCCGGTGATAATCCGCTCTCCATTGCGTGACCGATTGCTTGATCGCGGCGGGCTGCATGCCGGATTCCGCGGCCTTCTTGCATAATGCAGGGAACTCGGTATCCCCCGCGAACCGCAGCGCAACGATCTGCTTCACGCTAAGTCGCGGATCGAGCGGTTTGCCGGTTAGTTGCATGTGCCGGAAGTTCTCCTCATGCTGAATCAAGCGATCCTGCAATTGGGTCGCAAATATCCGGACAATCAACGTCAGTACGATAATGCAGAGTGAAATACCGGTAATTAAGAGCGCCGAGTAGCCGAACTCCTCCCGAAACAAGTGAACGATAGCTGCAATAAAGATGACAAGGGAGAGAGGCATCAGGAAAAAATGGTACAATGGCGCAAACTTCTTATGGTTTCCATAGTTCTGTGACTTGAGATTACTCAATTTTATTCCTCCTTTTATTTTGAAATGAAGACGCGTTGTCGATTCCATATGTTGTCATTAACTATACTATATCACGTTTGCCGCACAGCCTCCGTAGCAATTTTATGTCGGAGCTGTCCAAGTTATTTGCCGATCTTCGCTTTTTTTATTTATTTGAATAAATCCTTTTCATCGCATCCGCTCGTCTTTATGAATTGAAGTGAGGTGAACGCGTTGCAAAGCGATGAAGAGCTCATAAGAGAGCTGCGGCAAGGAAATCAAATCGCGATGGAAATACTCGTGAAACGCCATTACAAATCCGTGTTTGCTTATCTGTACCGCTATTCAGGCGATTATCATACCTCGTACGACTTGACGCAGGAAACGTTTATCAAGATGGTCCGCCATATCGACAACCTTTCGCAGGAAGAGAGCTTCAAGCATTGGCTGCTGAAAATCGCGTTGAACACCTGCCGGGACTATTACCGCAGCCGGAGCTATAAAGCCAGGCAATTATCCAATGAATGGACGGAAGAGACGGCGGATTCCAGCTATCATCAAGTCGATATTATCGATTCGAGGATAGAGAGCGACTCGGTCAAATCGGCCGTTATGGAACTGCCGGATTACCAGCGGGAAACGATTATTCTGCGATTCTATCAGGATTTGAAAATAAAAGACATTGCGGATCTGACCTCGGTTGGCGAGCCAACCGTAAAGTCCAGAATCAATCAAGGCTTGTCCAAGCTGAAAGCGATAATGGAAAGAGGTGTTAACCATGACAAGAAAAAGAATGCAAGATGACCGTTCTGATACGGTGACGGAAGAGGATCTGAACGACATTCACGATTTCTTGCTTCAGTACGAGGTCGAGTACCCTGATTCTGCCGAGATTGACCGTACCGTCGAAGCGCTAAGGCTCCACATGCATGCGTCGGCCGGCGAGCAGCGGGGATTGGGGGAACGATTGAAACGGCTGCTGCGGCTTGCCGCATCAGAAGTAACCTTGATGAGTCCCTTCTACTGGCTCATGAGCACCGTTCTTTATCTGGCAGGCTTCATGATGATCGGGCTCGAGTCCAAACTCACTCCCGAATTTGCATTATTCACCCTTGCCCCGATGCCGTTTATTCTCGGGCTGGTGGACATATTCCGCAGCCGCGACCAGCGGATGCTGGAATTGGAGATGTCCTGCACGTTCAATGCGGCCAGCGTCATGCTCGCGAAGATATTGATCATCGGCGTTTATAATATCGCATTGAACTCGCTCTGCTCCCTATGGTTCATCCGGATAACGGAACAGATGGATGTGATGGATATCACCTTGCTGTGGATGACGCCCTTCTCGGTCATAAGCGGGCTCTCGCTTCTCGCGGCGATTCGTTTGCGCGGAAGCACCGCTGTCTCGTTCATGATCGCAATATGGTTCTCCTTCTGCCTGATCGTCATCATCAATCCTTCTCTTATGCGCCGTATACTGACCATGCCTGCCGCAATCTACCTCTTGCTCATTATGCTCGGGGCCATGCTGATCGTGATGCAGCTATACCGCTTGCTATACAAATCCAGCGTAATGGAAGGAATGTATGAATGTGAAACTAACGCTTGAGAACGTAACCCGGACATACAAAGGAAGAATAGCCGTCGATGACATCACCTGCGAGCTGACGCCGGGCGTCTACGGCTTGATCGGTCCGAATGGAGCCGGCAAGACAACGCTGATGCGCATGCTGGCCGATGTCTTGAAGCCCTCGCGCGGGGGAATTGCCGTGAACGGCGAGGATATACGCCGGCTGGACGACCGCTACCGCGATCTGATCGGCTACCTTCCGCAGGACTGCGGATTTTACAGCTATTTTACAGCCTGCCGGTTTCTGCAGTATATGGCTTCGCTCAAAGGGTTGAACAAACGCGAAGCGGACATTAGAATCGACGAGCTTCTCCAGTCCGTTCACCTGCAGGAACAGAAGCATCACAAAATCGGGAAGCTCTCCGGCGGTATGAAGAGAAGGCTCGGCATTGCCCAGGCGCTGCTCAATAATCCGAAGATATTAATTCTGGACGAGCCGACGGCCGGGCTTGATCCGAAGGAACGCGTGCGCTTCCGCAACCTGCTGTCGGACATATCGGGGGAACGCATCGTCCTTCTCTCGACCCATATCATCTCTGACATTGAATATATCGCGAAGGAAGTGCTTCTGCTTCGAAACGGCAGGCTGGTCAAGAAAGAGGCGCCGGAGACGATTCTGCAGGAATTAAGCGGCAAGGTCTGGCATGTTACGGCACCGGCAAGCGAGCTGCCCGTGCTTGCAGGCCGTTACATTATCGGCAATTTACAGCGCAGGGGACAGGAGATCGAAGCCAGAGTGATTGCCGAGCAAACGCCGCCAGGGTTGGCGTCGCTCCAGCCTCCCCGGCTTGAGGATATCTATTTGTACTATTTTGGGGATTCCCCGGAATCGGAGGCATGAGCATGCGATTGATCCAACTGGAGCTTCGTAAAATATGTTCACAGAAGGTTATTTATATCGCATTTGCCGTCTTCATTATGCTGTATGGCTTTCATTTCTTTGAATCGATCGGGTATGGCCGGGAACTACAGGCGCTGAAGGCGGCGTATGATCAGTACGGCGGCGAGCTGACCGAAGAGAAAGCCGCTTGGGCGGACCACATCTGGGCGCGATATCAACAGGAATCCGAGAAGCTGGAACAAACCGAGCCGATCGATCCATCGCTTCAGGCTCAATCCAGAGTTGCGCTTGATATAAGGAACGTTATTCAGAGACAGGACATAAATCGCCAGCAGCTGCAGTGGTTGGAAGAGCAGTCTCAGGAGATCGAAAGCAGCGGCGGAGCTGCCGAGTATAAGCAAAGAGAATTGCTTCGGGAGTTCGAAATAAGAGAAGTTGTCGGTTCTCCTTCGTTCATCATGAACCAAGAAGGATGGAGAAGCATTCTCCGCTATATGAATGAAGTCGGATATTATTTTGCCGCGGCGCTCACGATTCTAGGGCTATCGAATCTGTTCAGCGGGGAGTACGCTTCCCGAATGGACAGTCTGATCTTCAGCAGCCGGCATGGACGCAGAAAAATCGTATATGCCAAAATAGCCGCTTCCGCTATATACTGTGCTGCCGTTGTCATCTTGTTCAGTTCGATCGTATTTATGCTTAATGGCTATTTCTACGGATGGGCCGGCTGGAACGCCGATTTGGTCAATCTATATAGCTTATATGCCGATACCGGCTTTGACGGCTCGATCGGACTGTTTTATCTTCAGCAGCAGCTATACGCCATAGCCGGCTGTATCACGCTAGGATTGTTCGTAATGCTGATATCGTCACTTTCCCGCTATCCGATCATCCCCGCTTTCATAGGCGGCGTGGTATTCATGCTGCCGGTTGTCGTCATGTTTGTTCAGATTCCGTCCGAGCAGGTAACCTTGCTGGTGCTGAAGCTGTTCCGTTATATGGAGTTTATACAGCTCGAACAGCTGGATGCCAGCCTATTCACGAACGTGCTGGGGATTCCCGTCTTATATAGCCGCAGCATTCTGTTCATGATGGCCGGCTTCATCTCCGCAGCTGGACTTCTCCTTATGTTCAGTGTACGAAGACGGCAGGTGAAGTGACTTGCTCACGTTAATTCGTATGGAAATCAGCAAAATCGTTCATAACAAATGGGCGATTATAATCGGGCTGGTATTTGGAGCCGCTTATATACTCCTAACCTATTCCTATTACCGCTGGAACGTTTCGATCGCTTGGGAAAGTATGACGCTCTTCCCCTATTCCTTCGGAGCCGTAATGGAGGGCGTGATTCTCTTAGTCGCGCTGCCTGCCTGCATTACGCAAGAATACCAGTCGAACACGGAAGCGCTGCTGCTCAGTTCAAAGCACGGCAGAAGCAAATTAATGAAGGCGAAGATTACGGCCTCTCTGTTAATCGTAACGTTCGTCGTCGTCGGATGCTTGATTCTAAATGCTGCGGTTAACGTATGGTTTGCCGGCTGGACCGGCTGGGATTGGCCGCTGCAGAAGCTGAATCGATATGCTAATTCTCCCTACGAGCTGCTAATCTGGCAGTATGCGCTGGTGCAAGCCTTGACCAATTGGCTGGGCTGTCTCGTCTTTGGGCTGTTCATCTTGTTCGTGTCCGCCAGAAGCCAATCCTACCTGACCGTATTCTTTATCGCGGGAATCGTATTCGTCCTGCCTTTCTTCGTGCGCAATACATCGGACCTGTCGGTCCCATGGCTGATCAAGAACTTGCCGATGACCGATTTCATGAGAGTTGAAAATATTTATAACCGGGAGCGGTTCGTGCTGGTATATAATTGGATGCTCTCTCTGCCTTATCAACTGTTCTATGTCTATATGGCCATCCTGGCTGCCGCTTTCGCCAAAGGCGCGTACGGGGCTTTCAGAAGACGCGCAGACGGATCATCCTGACTGCTTAGAAACGGTCGTAGGTGACAAACTCCCCGTTCGGCTTGCGATAGCCGCGGGGTCTTTGTCTGCTCGTATCTTCGGCGCCCAATGTTATCAGCATAGCCGGAACATAACGATCGGGAATGTTGAGCGCCTTCCGCAATTGATCCGGATCGAATCCGATCATCGGACAGGTGTCCCAGCCTTTATCCTTGGCAATCAGCATGAACAGCATGGCCGACAGACTTGCATTGCGGATCGCCTCATCCCGCTTGAAGAGGTCTCCCCTGTCTTCATACATCGCATGCACGCTGCTGACGGTTTCATCGAATTCCTGCTGATCGATGATGCCGAGGTTTAAGAGGCCCTCATTAATCGGTCCGATATTATGATAAGCCTCCAGGTCTCCGAGCACGACAATCGCAGCCGAGCTGGTCAATACTTTATACTGCTTGTTTGCCGCTTCATAGACCTGTTCCTTCAAATCCTTGTTCGTGACGGCCAGGTAATGCGCATGCTGCAAATTGAAAGCGGACGGAGCGAACTTGACAAGCGAGAACATCTCGTCCAGCTCGTGCCGGCTGATCGTTACCTCTGTCTTGAACTTGTTGGCAGACCTTCTGGATTTAACGAGCTCCGTAAAGGTGTTCATTCAGCATCTCTCCTTGTGACTTCTCGCTGGGTAATTTAGGCATACGAAAATAATACCATAGTTACTTATATTTTGTAAGTATATATTCATTTTCATTTGTGTTGGATGCATCGTTAGGGACTATTTAATATGTATGCGCCGTCAAAAACCGAGCGCAATCAACAAAACAAAAAAACGGCATCTCTACCGTTTTTTCGCCTGAATCGATCCAGCTTGTCCGCTCACTTCGAACGCTTCGACCCATGGAGAAATACGTCGAACGCTTTGCGGTAAATATCGATCGTCGCGGAAGGATTGGTTTGCCGCTTGCACATTTCGCCGAGTCCCACCAGGAGTCCCTCCAGAATAAACGCGAGCATCCCCGCATCATCCGGCTTCAGTTCCCCGGCGTCCATCGCTTGCTGCAGCATGCTTTGGTTAAATTGAATATGCTCGGCGTAATAGCCGGCGACCACTTCCTTAATATCGCTCCGATCCCATTCGCTTGTTAAGAATTCGTCCATCGCTTTGGTCAGCGGATGATTGAGATCGTTGGCAACGAGATGCTCCGCGAACCCTGTCATTTTCTCCTCTATAGTCGTATACAAATGTTCCTTCTCGAACCACTGCTCGTTCCATTCCCGGTCCCACTCGTCGAGCAGATACAGGAACAGCCCTTCCTTGCTTTGAAAATGGTAATAGATATTCCCTTTGCTGCTGCCGGTAGCGGCAACAATATCTTCGATGGAAGTCGCCGCATAGCCCTTCTGGCCGAATAACTGTCTGGCCGCTTCAGCGACCTTCTTTTTCGTTTGCAGGGTCTGCAGCTGTTTTTTATTCATCTGCGCTTTGTCCAATTCCGGTACCGCCCCTATTCAGCGTATTTATTGACATCATATGCTTTCTATAATAAACAATAATCGTGATCATGACGATACATTCCGACAAAGGAACCGCAATCCATACCCCGGTTATTCCGATAAACGCCGGCAGGACGATGATAAATGCGAGCATAAGAATCATCTCCCGGGCCGCCGTGATCCAAGTCGCCATCTTAATGCTGCCGATGGA carries:
- a CDS encoding DUF6526 family protein, whose amino-acid sequence is MSNLKSQNYGNHKKFAPLYHFFLMPLSLVIFIAAIVHLFREEFGYSALLITGISLCIIVLTLIVRIFATQLQDRLIQHEENFRHMQLTGKPLDPRLSVKQIVALRFAGDTEFPALCKKAAESGMQPAAIKQSVTQWRADYHRV
- a CDS encoding RNA polymerase sigma factor, with protein sequence MQSDEELIRELRQGNQIAMEILVKRHYKSVFAYLYRYSGDYHTSYDLTQETFIKMVRHIDNLSQEESFKHWLLKIALNTCRDYYRSRSYKARQLSNEWTEETADSSYHQVDIIDSRIESDSVKSAVMELPDYQRETIILRFYQDLKIKDIADLTSVGEPTVKSRINQGLSKLKAIMERGVNHDKKKNAR
- a CDS encoding ABC transporter permease, whose product is MLTLIRMEISKIVHNKWAIIIGLVFGAAYILLTYSYYRWNVSIAWESMTLFPYSFGAVMEGVILLVALPACITQEYQSNTEALLLSSKHGRSKLMKAKITASLLIVTFVVVGCLILNAAVNVWFAGWTGWDWPLQKLNRYANSPYELLIWQYALVQALTNWLGCLVFGLFILFVSARSQSYLTVFFIAGIVFVLPFFVRNTSDLSVPWLIKNLPMTDFMRVENIYNRERFVLVYNWMLSLPYQLFYVYMAILAAAFAKGAYGAFRRRADGSS
- a CDS encoding glycosyltransferase family 4 protein, coding for MRIGVNLLNLSQDKFGGVEQYLKNLIAHLAKRRDKLKIFLFLTNGHKDVFPDDHEKIKKVILKKGLDNPSAVYKAIRQHRVDLWFCPLHRSYLPHVPVPTVVTIHDVLHTSFPEYVHGGLEANNRYYKKFSPCIQAVLTVSKFSKKGIAEHLHIPAKKIHAIYPDASDLFHKRRHDERSATIKAKYNLPDDYAFYPASYNPHKNHLNLLKALLILRDRHQIKIPLVLTGYINPKNKTYRTLVRFLNDHDLKKQVKILGYIPPKDMPFLYFNAGFLVFPSLFEGFGFPLVEAMNTQTPIICSKAGSIPEIVGDAALFFDPQKPEDIALKMQQALHPDTRKLLIRKGRARTKMFSWERNAVQTLKVFQRVVGTR
- a CDS encoding glycosyltransferase family 4 protein; translated protein: MKKILVLNLFPTVFPPTSGGTLRYYHVYHELSRYYDTTLLSQTQRQRGEMITYSPNFREYRVNRDPLHKEIKQKLFNGKSIYEHELIVNMMLSQHPTSYKKQFDLLYMTSDLIIHESPYLLGYDRYLGLDNKPRIYNSHNHEYVLANQIWKDGTSRIYLQTVYYLEKKLIECADLVFATSEIERASFSVMYDAAPNKVKLAPNGIHPKDIIINKKTSHANPRALFIGANYPPNIEAVECIIHHLADKCPTIQFMIAGSCCKPFKNIKKSNVHLLGKVTHKQKIKLFTDADLAINPMFKGAGVNLKTLEFLSSGIPLFSTSFGIRGLNLIDKKHYVNAEKKDFAKKLNKYSQDRKRLKAISSAGQKYINAHYTWPKIAKSMKTEIEHILK
- a CDS encoding nitroreductase family protein — encoded protein: MNTFTELVKSRRSANKFKTEVTISRHELDEMFSLVKFAPSAFNLQHAHYLAVTNKDLKEQVYEAANKQYKVLTSSAAIVVLGDLEAYHNIGPINEGLLNLGIIDQQEFDETVSSVHAMYEDRGDLFKRDEAIRNASLSAMLFMLIAKDKGWDTCPMIGFDPDQLRKALNIPDRYVPAMLITLGAEDTSRQRPRGYRKPNGEFVTYDRF
- a CDS encoding glycosyltransferase, with translation MKDYQIIWRGPVLDATGYGTASREYILALDRLGFDVKIEGYSWGYPFKGMNKNMKRRLRQLIDKPYAANKRSVLIIHSPAGSIRPKKDRKKHDFMIINTVWETTKLPNQWVPIMNDFDAVCVPCTQNIEAMKNSGIRIPMFLVPHGSEPNKYKPDNKKFRLKEAKGKFVFLSIFDFQHRKNPEALLKAYWEEFSCEDNVILVMKTYGDRSGRQRKKINELKKKLGIGSKAAPLYLIHEIIDETKLKGLYTLGNAFVLPSRGEGVGLPYIEALSSGIPVIATGWGGQMDFLNKRNAFLVKYKLRHPGISMNNKNALAPLYRESFDEKGQLWAEADMKDLKKQMRYAYNNPAICKRKGRQGRKDMLELSWEKAGAALKQAIEKVVH
- a CDS encoding glycosyltransferase; translated protein: MISILCCTMRQRLMNNVFNNYDHQQWKEKELILILNKDDMNLSEWVERAKRSQHVSVYQLPEKLTLGECLNYGIKKAKYDYIAKFDDDDYYAPGYLINSMKFMKRKEADLIGKKSIYMYFENKELLAVYSPGYERERVRRGLKGATLIFKKKIFNKIKFPKINRGEDTLFVKKCRKENFRIYSTDKNDYVCIRKSSPRHHTWNVTNKRLLKHSVTVCKTKDYKPIILNNR
- a CDS encoding ABC transporter ATP-binding protein: MNVKLTLENVTRTYKGRIAVDDITCELTPGVYGLIGPNGAGKTTLMRMLADVLKPSRGGIAVNGEDIRRLDDRYRDLIGYLPQDCGFYSYFTACRFLQYMASLKGLNKREADIRIDELLQSVHLQEQKHHKIGKLSGGMKRRLGIAQALLNNPKILILDEPTAGLDPKERVRFRNLLSDISGERIVLLSTHIISDIEYIAKEVLLLRNGRLVKKEAPETILQELSGKVWHVTAPASELPVLAGRYIIGNLQRRGQEIEARVIAEQTPPGLASLQPPRLEDIYLYYFGDSPESEA
- a CDS encoding TetR/AcrR family transcriptional regulator, with amino-acid sequence MNKKQLQTLQTKKKVAEAARQLFGQKGYAATSIEDIVAATGSSKGNIYYHFQSKEGLFLYLLDEWDREWNEQWFEKEHLYTTIEEKMTGFAEHLVANDLNHPLTKAMDEFLTSEWDRSDIKEVVAGYYAEHIQFNQSMLQQAMDAGELKPDDAGMLAFILEGLLVGLGEMCKRQTNPSATIDIYRKAFDVFLHGSKRSK